From Gimesia panareensis, the proteins below share one genomic window:
- a CDS encoding YybH family protein translates to MRRVLMVLLLLVSAGQFVHADDATPKEEDLIRAAISSYKTAFDKGDAKAVAGHWTPEGEFTPPGGETIKGQAELEKSFTQYFQDSPGAKIELESVDIRLISPGVAVENGVAEVILPEQEPSITEYSAVHVKTPAGWKLDNVTENSVVVPQTHYEHLKSLEWMIGTWVDEGADGSVETVCKWTKNKNFMTRSFKVHIQDRIALEGTQVIGWDPIKKTIRSWLFDSEGGFGVGIWTQNENRWTVRTLQVLANGEKASGVNVMTKIDENTFTFRSLGREVDGELLPGVDEITIVRK, encoded by the coding sequence ATGCGTCGAGTTCTAATGGTTCTTTTACTGCTGGTTTCAGCGGGGCAGTTTGTCCATGCTGATGACGCGACACCGAAAGAGGAAGACCTGATCCGTGCTGCCATTTCCTCTTACAAAACTGCTTTTGACAAAGGAGATGCCAAAGCGGTCGCCGGTCACTGGACTCCGGAAGGAGAGTTTACTCCGCCGGGAGGAGAGACCATCAAAGGTCAGGCAGAACTGGAGAAAAGTTTTACTCAGTATTTTCAGGACTCTCCGGGAGCCAAAATCGAGCTGGAGAGTGTCGATATCCGACTGATTTCTCCCGGAGTTGCAGTAGAGAACGGGGTGGCGGAAGTGATTTTGCCAGAGCAGGAACCCAGTATCACGGAGTATTCTGCAGTGCATGTCAAAACTCCCGCAGGCTGGAAACTGGACAATGTGACGGAAAATTCCGTGGTGGTTCCGCAGACTCATTATGAGCATCTGAAGTCCCTGGAATGGATGATTGGAACCTGGGTGGATGAAGGAGCCGATGGTTCAGTGGAAACGGTCTGTAAGTGGACGAAGAATAAAAACTTTATGACACGTTCCTTTAAAGTGCATATTCAGGATCGCATTGCACTGGAAGGAACCCAGGTGATCGGCTGGGATCCCATTAAGAAAACGATCCGTTCCTGGCTGTTTGATTCCGAAGGTGGGTTTGGCGTCGGGATCTGGACGCAAAATGAGAATCGCTGGACGGTCCGCACCTTGCAGGTCCTGGCGAACGGAGAGAAGGCGTCCGGGGTCAACGTCATGACCAAAATTGATGAGAATACGTTTACCTTTCGTTCTCTGGGACGCGAGGTGGATGGAGAACTCTTGCCGGGTGTTGATGAAATCACCATTGTCCGCAAGTAA
- a CDS encoding methyltransferase domain-containing protein — MQELIPTVRFLIYVVAYEAEQHLYDLFERIPFELFNREDIQLLVNDAGPSGNGPFLLKKWLMAHEIYNVTILKNRIDQGYGGNQKIGLRVAVDDAYSCLILLDGDGSYAPGLLTELIETWRASEPDIILGSRRQQSRQSGHAEQKHVYQTVSDRILDRFQNWMTGLNLTDYQTGCRAYSTKFLKTIPFEINTNDLHFDRELLLQAAHVGARVREIAIPLNDDIQINHARGWKYSWNALVAIIQYKMHQWGILCSLKLRNHSTDRYRDKTLADYSSHALALKLLEKRDAHKVLDIGCGPGYVASQCEQRGIEVTGIDCSKPRPGMMSNFIFADLEKDILSVTLRDYDTLLLLDVIEHLANPEEFLLTLRNENGEKREKSLMSSQGIQTDPVSGSTLADSDLSQRDLSTEAEQDPFGEQGHFTAYPEMPSVILSTPNVAFAVVRLNLLCGRFNYAERGILDITHKRLFTRRSLLRMLQDCGYDIESVHAVGAPFSAVMPGRTGICLGWIAGLLAKLWPAMFAFQFMVECRPRPGVRDILMHAIRVHDRPSGTAGRNAVSDNQPEKQERFEQ, encoded by the coding sequence ATGCAAGAGTTAATTCCGACAGTTCGTTTTCTGATTTATGTTGTCGCTTATGAAGCGGAACAGCACCTCTACGATCTGTTTGAGCGGATTCCTTTCGAGCTGTTTAATCGGGAAGATATTCAGTTACTGGTGAATGATGCTGGCCCCTCAGGCAACGGTCCATTCTTACTGAAAAAATGGTTGATGGCTCATGAAATTTATAACGTCACTATTCTGAAAAATCGGATTGATCAAGGGTATGGGGGGAATCAGAAAATTGGTCTCCGCGTTGCCGTAGATGACGCATACAGTTGCCTGATTCTACTGGATGGTGACGGGAGCTATGCTCCTGGTCTATTGACAGAGTTGATAGAGACCTGGAGAGCATCAGAGCCGGATATCATCCTGGGATCGCGTAGACAACAGTCCAGACAGAGTGGTCATGCGGAGCAAAAACACGTTTATCAGACTGTGAGTGACAGGATATTAGATCGGTTTCAGAACTGGATGACCGGATTGAATCTGACGGACTATCAGACTGGCTGTCGAGCCTATTCAACAAAGTTCCTGAAAACCATTCCATTTGAGATCAATACCAATGACCTCCACTTTGACAGAGAACTTTTGTTGCAGGCGGCACATGTGGGAGCCCGTGTGCGGGAAATTGCGATTCCGCTGAACGATGACATTCAAATTAATCATGCCAGAGGATGGAAATATTCCTGGAACGCTCTGGTTGCCATAATTCAATATAAAATGCACCAGTGGGGCATACTCTGTTCTTTAAAGTTGAGGAATCATTCTACGGACCGGTATCGTGATAAAACTCTGGCAGATTACTCATCACATGCACTTGCTCTAAAGCTGTTGGAAAAGCGAGATGCCCACAAAGTACTCGATATTGGCTGTGGTCCGGGGTATGTGGCCAGCCAGTGTGAGCAGCGGGGAATAGAGGTGACCGGCATTGATTGTTCAAAACCCCGACCGGGTATGATGAGCAATTTTATATTCGCAGATCTGGAAAAGGATATTCTGTCCGTCACTCTGAGGGACTACGATACATTGTTATTACTGGATGTCATTGAACATCTGGCGAATCCAGAGGAATTTCTGCTGACTCTGCGAAATGAAAATGGGGAAAAGCGAGAAAAATCTCTGATGAGCTCTCAAGGCATTCAGACTGATCCAGTCTCGGGCAGTACCCTGGCAGACAGTGATCTGAGTCAACGAGATCTTTCCACCGAGGCAGAACAGGATCCTTTTGGAGAACAGGGGCATTTTACGGCATACCCGGAGATGCCCTCAGTGATCCTTTCAACGCCGAATGTTGCTTTCGCGGTGGTACGCCTGAATCTGTTGTGTGGACGTTTTAATTATGCTGAGCGGGGAATCCTGGATATCACGCACAAACGGCTGTTTACGCGTCGATCTCTATTACGGATGCTGCAGGACTGCGGATATGATATTGAGTCTGTCCATGCCGTCGGTGCTCCATTTTCAGCTGTGATGCCTGGTAGAACGGGAATATGTCTCGGCTGGATAGCCGGACTACTGGCAAAATTATGGCCAGCAATGTTTGCATTTCAGTTCATGGTGGAATGCCGCCCCCGTCCTGGTGTCAGGGATATATTAATGCATGCCATCAGAGTACACGACCGACCGTCTGGAACGGCAGGTCGAAATGCTGTATCCGATAACCAGCCTGAAAAACAGGAGAGGTTCGAGCAGTGA
- a CDS encoding GntR family transcriptional regulator, translated as MSVDQFSAGGSTGQPKLKRQTLTQAVEARLRDEIIQGLHEPGTMLSEPVLSSALGVSRSPVREALLILERDGIVEFDERGRTRVATMTAADFEDLYLLRLAVEPMVAVHTAAEATAADYAALEANIATMQNSTSVAEISQLDIEFHGLLVAASRRPRLIATWRSLRPSLELWLAALHRQHEKITGRVKEITIESHQELIEILRKGDGVSIEKLMRGHIEGWYQWLPEMHELS; from the coding sequence ATGAGTGTTGATCAATTTTCTGCCGGTGGTTCAACCGGCCAGCCGAAACTGAAACGCCAGACTTTGACGCAGGCTGTCGAGGCCCGGTTGCGCGATGAGATCATTCAGGGACTGCATGAACCGGGAACCATGCTCAGCGAACCGGTACTGTCGTCTGCGTTAGGCGTCAGCCGTTCCCCGGTGCGTGAAGCACTGCTGATTCTGGAACGGGATGGCATCGTCGAGTTTGATGAGCGTGGTCGTACCCGCGTGGCCACGATGACCGCCGCTGATTTTGAAGATCTGTACCTGCTCAGGCTGGCGGTCGAGCCAATGGTGGCGGTCCATACAGCGGCTGAAGCGACTGCAGCCGACTACGCGGCACTGGAAGCAAATATTGCCACGATGCAGAATTCGACCAGTGTCGCTGAGATCAGTCAGCTGGATATTGAATTCCATGGGCTGCTGGTTGCAGCCAGTCGCAGGCCACGGTTAATCGCGACCTGGCGATCTCTGCGTCCCTCCCTGGAATTATGGCTGGCTGCATTGCATCGCCAGCACGAAAAGATCACTGGTCGTGTCAAAGAGATCACCATCGAAAGCCATCAGGAACTGATTGAAATCCTCCGCAAAGGAGACGGGGTGTCAATTGAAAAACTGATGCGCGGGCACATTGAAGGCTGGTACCAGTGGCTGCCGGAAATGCATGAACTTTCCTGA
- a CDS encoding DUF1552 domain-containing protein: protein MGAFLTSRRTMLRGLGVTMALPWLESLRVWGEEAGTNAVRGEAPIRFAALFSGNGFHREHWWAKGSGKTMELGKVLEPLLPHREKLLFIQGLYNEEALKGNIHSSQTGNILSGAPLEAGGGIRSGISIDQMLAQHYGQTTKVPSLVLGCEKSNPSVHKNYSMLYSSHISWSSPTTPTPLEVYPALAFDRLFRKDASKSDQSVLDAVLSDARDLRRGISRSDRQKLDEYLNSVREVEQRIDRAGQRGELQGWRPTLEKPNLPRPADGIPQDIAEHMRLMCDILVLAFQTDATRFCTLKLNNDHSSLRFPNLGVDYMIHHLLSHQESDDWLKVNQFFLEQVAYIATKLDAVQEGERTALDNTMLMYCSSMLTGSHDATKLPVVILGRGGGKLETGRVLNYLGKSNRKMCSLYLSLMDRYGLHLDQFGDATERLAEV from the coding sequence ATGGGTGCTTTTTTGACGAGTCGACGAACCATGCTGCGTGGCCTGGGAGTGACGATGGCGTTGCCCTGGCTGGAATCACTGCGAGTCTGGGGAGAAGAAGCGGGAACGAACGCAGTTCGGGGAGAAGCTCCGATTCGTTTTGCCGCCCTGTTTTCCGGGAATGGATTTCATCGCGAGCACTGGTGGGCGAAAGGGAGCGGAAAAACAATGGAACTGGGCAAGGTCCTGGAACCCCTGCTGCCGCACCGGGAAAAACTCCTGTTCATCCAGGGGCTGTATAACGAAGAGGCGCTGAAAGGCAATATCCATAGTTCTCAGACCGGGAACATTCTGAGCGGAGCCCCGCTGGAAGCCGGGGGAGGAATTCGCAGCGGGATCAGCATCGACCAGATGCTGGCCCAGCATTATGGCCAGACGACAAAAGTGCCCAGCCTGGTACTCGGGTGTGAAAAATCAAATCCGTCCGTCCACAAAAACTATTCGATGCTTTACAGCAGTCACATCTCCTGGAGTTCACCCACAACGCCCACTCCGCTGGAAGTCTATCCCGCTTTGGCCTTCGATCGACTCTTCCGCAAAGATGCCAGCAAAAGCGATCAGAGCGTGCTGGATGCGGTGCTCAGTGATGCCCGGGATCTGCGGCGCGGGATCAGTCGCAGCGATCGCCAGAAACTGGATGAGTATCTCAACTCGGTGCGGGAAGTGGAACAGCGGATTGACCGGGCCGGGCAGCGTGGTGAATTACAGGGTTGGCGACCGACCCTGGAAAAACCGAATCTGCCTCGTCCCGCAGACGGCATACCGCAGGATATCGCCGAGCACATGCGGCTGATGTGTGATATCCTGGTGCTTGCTTTCCAGACCGACGCGACCCGTTTCTGTACTTTAAAACTCAATAACGATCATTCATCCCTGAGGTTCCCCAATCTGGGCGTGGATTACATGATCCATCACCTGCTGTCGCATCAGGAGTCGGACGACTGGCTCAAGGTCAATCAATTCTTCCTGGAGCAGGTGGCCTATATCGCAACAAAACTGGATGCGGTCCAGGAAGGCGAACGGACGGCCCTGGATAATACCATGCTGATGTACTGCAGCAGTATGCTCACCGGAAGCCATGATGCGACCAAACTGCCGGTCGTCATTCTCGGTCGAGGCGGAGGAAAGCTGGAAACTGGAAGGGTACTCAATTACCTGGGCAAATCGAACCGGAAGATGTGCAGCCTGTATCTGTCGTTGATGGATCGTTATGGGTTGCATCTGGATCAGTTTGGGGACGCAACCGAGCGTCTGGCAGAAGTCTAA
- a CDS encoding glycosyltransferase family 39 protein — translation MHFQAARETSLKDVWLASRIHTHPPLVFLFYHFWLNVGDSEVILRLPALIFSGSALFLGYLWLREMVGEKPALVGLVFLTFSMPMVHLGAQMRCYTLLLTFIFAALYFHERFLQRHSLSALIISVACLTLAMLTHYNTAWFLLVLGLLTLLRVFSGTLPGKLVIVWALTQVVLLGVCMALYFGHVRIFINSDTQADLWDFWIRDSDYTVQNTEPWKIPLMRLLEFIKFTAGFMGLLIAACLLPGAIRLGKVAYKHSGSYIIAIERGMLILLPLLLAMLLFQFRIYPLGHTRHSMWLIPFVALGLSASTLFLFQHRGLWKNVALASVLGFWIVNYTVPIIFNFKTTQTPEAAHRFVRLIQDTVPAGEVILTDESTRNVLEYYLAGRQVTHGKQLEGGYSEYQMGKYRVVTIPKFHFFMYQFRKDWDSYLNVFKESAKSPVWVVYLGYEREELKPEHLFPLFPAGELTKQAHYLDNQIMRIRFLSPDFKSVRKANSESDS, via the coding sequence ATGCACTTTCAGGCGGCTCGAGAAACGAGTCTGAAAGATGTCTGGCTCGCCAGCAGAATTCATACACATCCTCCACTGGTATTTCTGTTCTACCATTTCTGGTTGAATGTGGGGGACTCTGAAGTGATTCTGCGGCTGCCTGCTCTGATCTTTAGTGGATCCGCATTATTTCTCGGATACCTCTGGCTGCGTGAAATGGTGGGGGAGAAACCTGCTCTGGTGGGACTCGTATTTCTCACCTTTTCCATGCCGATGGTTCATCTTGGTGCGCAGATGCGCTGCTACACTCTTCTCTTAACCTTTATTTTTGCAGCACTCTATTTTCATGAGCGGTTTTTACAGAGACATTCCCTTTCGGCCCTGATCATAAGTGTGGCCTGTCTTACTCTGGCCATGCTGACTCACTACAACACAGCCTGGTTTTTACTTGTCCTGGGGCTGTTAACGTTACTGCGTGTGTTCTCTGGAACATTACCCGGAAAGCTGGTGATAGTCTGGGCTCTCACACAGGTGGTACTTCTGGGAGTCTGTATGGCTCTGTATTTTGGTCATGTCCGCATATTTATCAATAGTGATACACAGGCTGACCTGTGGGACTTTTGGATCAGGGACAGTGATTACACCGTTCAGAATACTGAACCATGGAAGATCCCACTGATGCGTCTGCTGGAGTTTATTAAATTTACCGCTGGATTTATGGGGCTCCTGATTGCTGCTTGTCTCCTGCCAGGCGCAATCAGGTTGGGTAAAGTGGCCTACAAGCATTCGGGTTCTTATATCATCGCGATTGAGCGGGGGATGTTGATTCTGCTTCCGCTGCTGCTGGCCATGTTATTGTTTCAATTTCGCATTTACCCCCTGGGACATACTCGACATTCAATGTGGCTGATTCCTTTTGTGGCCCTGGGGCTATCAGCTTCTACATTATTTCTGTTTCAACACCGCGGTCTGTGGAAAAATGTGGCGCTGGCAAGTGTGCTGGGATTCTGGATCGTGAACTACACCGTCCCCATCATATTTAATTTCAAAACGACTCAGACACCTGAAGCAGCACATCGATTTGTCAGGTTAATCCAGGATACGGTTCCCGCAGGGGAGGTGATCCTGACAGATGAAAGTACCCGTAATGTACTGGAATATTATCTTGCTGGTCGCCAGGTGACACATGGGAAACAGCTTGAGGGAGGCTATAGCGAGTATCAGATGGGGAAATACCGCGTGGTGACGATCCCGAAGTTTCATTTTTTTATGTATCAGTTTCGAAAGGACTGGGACAGCTACCTGAACGTTTTCAAAGAGTCAGCAAAATCGCCAGTCTGGGTGGTTTATTTGGGATATGAAAGAGAAGAATTAAAACCAGAACATCTCTTTCCGCTCTTCCCGGCAGGAGAACTGACTAAGCAGGCTCATTACCTGGACAATCAGATTATGCGGATCCGTTTTCTATCTCCCGATTTCAAGTCTGTCAGGAAAGCAAACTCCGAGTCGGATTCCTGA